The sequence below is a genomic window from Acomys russatus chromosome 6, mAcoRus1.1, whole genome shotgun sequence.
CTCACACTTGCAGGGAACTTGTTCATCATTGTCTTGGTTCAGGCAGATTCAGGGCTGTCCACACCCATGTATTTCTTTATCAGTGTCCTCTCCTTCCTGGAACTCTGGTACGTCAGCACCACGGTGCCCACCTTGTTACAAACTTTGCTCCATGGCTGTTCACCCATCCCATCAGCTGCATGCTTTGTCCAGCTGTATGTCTTCCACTCTTTGGGCATGACTGAGTGCTACCTCTTAGGTGTCATGGCTCTGGACCGCTACCTTGCTATCTGTCGCCCACTGCACTACCATGCACTCATGAGCAGACAAGTACAGATAAAGTTAGCTGTGGGAACATGGGTGGCTGGATTCTCAGCTGCCCTGGTGCCTGCCGGTCTCACTGCCAGTTTACCCTATTGTTTGAAAGAGGTGGCCCATTACTTTTGTGACCTGGCACCACTAATGCGGTTGGCATGTGTGGACACAAGCTGGCATGCTCAGATTCATGGGGCAGTGATTGGTGTGGCCACTGGATGCAATTTTGTCCTCATCCTGGGACTCTATGGGGGTATTCTGACAGCGGTCCTGAAACTGCCTTCAGCTGCCAGTCGTGCCAAAGCCTTCTCCACCTGTTCCTCCCACATGACAGTAGTGGCACTGTTCTATGCTTCTGCTTTTACTGTATATGTTGGCTCACCCCAGAGCAGACCTGAGGGCACTGACAAGCTTATTGCTTTAGTGTATGCTCTCCTGACTCCATTCCTCAACCCCATTATCTATTCTCTTCGCAACAAAGAGGTGAGGGAGGCTGTGAAAAGGGTCAGTGACAAGATTAGGACTTTGTTGAGGGACACTTAATTACCTCTTTTGGCATTACCTACATTCTGGGTAAGTGCAAGAAACAACTGGCTTGTTAATCATTTTGCAGAATCAGAATAAATGCCAGTAAGATTACCACTCAGTTTAGTGCTTGCTATGCTGCACAGACTCCTAGACCAATCAGAGGAGGAGCAGATAGAGGGAAAGGAGTTTTTTTCTGAATCCTATCCAATATACTGATGAAGAAATGCCTCGGCAGTTTAAAAACCAggatagagaaaatattttaattgaatttatgactttgattttctttgcggggggggggggggagtgggacaTATATAAGgatgagaaaaatataagatGCTTACCTAGTCTCTATCAAAGTTTTTGTTCTATCATTCGTATTACCAGACCATCAGATTCACAAATCTCTAGTGTAGGGCATGATGCAAGCAGGCATTGCTATGGTGAAATAAAAGGACCACCCAAAGCAATCAGCAACCTCTATTTCAATGCAGAGagtttaaaatgtagaaaacaaaggTGAGAGGAACAATCCAATGACAGCAGGTGTAAAGTTTCATGCAGAGCAGACAGCTCCCAGCTGGTAGAATCTGTTAATCTTCAATCATTTTGCCAAAACTGGCTCAGGATGGCATAACTCTCAGAGAGAGAGTGGCTGAAGTCCAACTGCTCACATAGTCTCTTTGGGGACAAAAGTCGTAGAGCTGAGTATGCTGTCTGAGCTCTCTTTTAGTATCatggatatttttattaaatttttattttttacatattcatttatattattacacacatatacaataaactaattacagcaagaagaaccatgacacaatcagcaattatataaatgttacattcttagtgttttggctatttgtatttggcagccttgaagaaaacatttttcctatcttggtgcgtctaaaattctgaatgtgaatcaatatttGTCGTATCTTGTGtatcatggatttttaaaagaatgaatttgAAGCCATACTTCACCGGAGGAACAGGAAAGCAAAATCACAGGCTTCCCTCAAAAGGTGTGTAAGTAcccaagagagagggaaaggtcACACAAATCCGCAGTGTCAGGCCTCACCCTCTGATCAGTGTGTGACAAGGCTGTTCTCTTTAGCTCTACACTCTGGAGATTTGTGAATTTTCATCCACAAGATAACCACTTAGGGATGGTCTGGTAATTCAAAGGACAAACCTAAAACCTTGGCAGAGCCTGGGTACTTGGAGAATGTCTTTCACTTTTCTCATTCTTATATATGCctcactataaaaataaaagcaaatatcttTTTTAATTCTCCCACATCAGAATCTGTGATCATTGCTGTTGTGTACtcacaggtgtgtgtgagagggggaggggcggagagagagacagagacagagagagagagacagagagacagagagagacagagagagaaagagagagagagagagagagagagagagagagagagagggagacagagagagacagagacagtgacagtgacagagacagagacagagacagaggttaTGGCATATGAGTTGAGTTGAGCCTGTATTCCAGCTTGACTCAATGTATACTACATATACCAggcaggccttaaactcacaacaGTAGCTTTAGCCTACAGGGAGCTAGGACAACAGCTTTACAAATATGTCTCACCTGAAATACACTTTAAAACCTTCATATCCATTACTGGAATTGCCATCAAGAACCTGATTAGACCCAGACGTCATCCAGATGTCTAGCTGACCTTGACAGGGCCACCTCcccctcacctgtgtgtgtgaaagctgAGTGCCTGGCAGGGATGGTGCTTACATTCCTTTCCTCTGAGGAAGTTTTGATTCTAGGACTGCA
It includes:
- the LOC127191028 gene encoding olfactory receptor 6N1-like, producing the protein MDHVNYTWTQIFTLVGFTATGTLRSLAFLGSLCIYLLTLAGNLFIIVLVQADSGLSTPMYFFISVLSFLELWYVSTTVPTLLQTLLHGCSPIPSAACFVQLYVFHSLGMTECYLLGVMALDRYLAICRPLHYHALMSRQVQIKLAVGTWVAGFSAALVPAGLTASLPYCLKEVAHYFCDLAPLMRLACVDTSWHAQIHGAVIGVATGCNFVLILGLYGGILTAVLKLPSAASRAKAFSTCSSHMTVVALFYASAFTVYVGSPQSRPEGTDKLIALVYALLTPFLNPIIYSLRNKEVREAVKRVSDKIRTLLRDT